gtggaagatcaatatttttataatcttttatacTTAATCTCAAAATTTATCTAGAAaatcttcttactactactatttcgtatcccaaagaaaaataaaagacttcCTTGTACATCCAGCAAtgaatgggtcttccaactcttctattgccttgtggaacccaatgaAAAGTTTGGTcagatttagggaggcatttcctccacagccaaagatctcgttactccaccagtttgctcatccgcttatacttttattaccattggcaaacatggattgctagatataccgcctagtacggtatatatatttatatagcatatatatatatatatatatatatatatatatatatatatatatatatatatatatgtatatatatatatatatatatatatatatatatatatatatatatatatatatatatatatatatatgtataacccgATCTGGGTCATATTGGGgatcaatcaatttaggaaaacacgaatggagggggatttcatgcacaaataaccTTAAGTTTACATGGGCGCCCTTGATTATGATTATGTTATGTTACTAAGAAAAACCCTCAGAAAAAGGGTACTCGGTTCGGCATACATGTTGGCCCCTGCCCTTCCTTGCATGACACTCTATGGCCTCCAAAATAAGACCGACTCTCATATGTGTCCCTTTTTATAATAGTCCATACACCGGTGTCTCTGCCTGatcatgattggttgtttgacccgaaAGTCCCATAACAACTAATTAGGAGAGGGTCTAGTAACGCTAAACCCAAGCTAACTTGTAACGGTCTTCTTTTGTAAGTGCCAAACCACAGCCTTACCGTTGTTCCCTTAACAAAGAGAAAAACCGTTGACACTTAACCAGGCCAGCCACGGCCGCCATGATTacgatcagcacacacacacgtgtatatatatatatatatatatatatatatatatatatatatatatatatatatatatatatatatatatatatatatgtatatatatataatatatatatatatatatatatatatatatatatatatatatatatatatatatatatatatatatatattgccaaaccGAAATTATATCGTGCtacgcggtatatcttagcaattcacATTTGCCAACGGTTATGCTGGTATAAGCAGATGAgctacttggtggagtaatgagaactttgggtgttgaGGAAATGCCCCCGTAAATctagatgaagtcactggcagcagggtgatggattgggtttaaggtgaaaGACAAATTATCTCTTTAGCTTTTACTCTTGAcacctggtggttgatcttactagaattagtatggacttgcaggagtcacttgccttaattagataggcactgtacatcacaaggaactggctatcctttgatgtatctagccaatgaatcctctatggatttagtcagtcatggaaagagaagatgacagaatatcccccagtcctgggcatagcggggtgctaagaatctcccgttttataaataccaaagaaaaattgaaaataggtaattggaatgttagaaccatgaatcagattgggaagttacagcaagtggagagggaattaatgaaatatagtttggataccttggtcctaagtgaaatacgttgtaaggagtttggtaaggaaactttagaccaagacaatatagatacatctactcaggaagatcagatagagttagaagagaaggggtaggaatgatgatgatactaagagcagaaaaggcctTAACCGAGTGGAgggctgtaaatagtatattggtagtagcaaagttcaaatcaaagcagtgcagtatgggtatcatagtttgctatgctccaacaaattattcccccaaagaaaggaaagatgaattctatgatagactgcagagggtaatagacgAGATCccttagagagatatgaaaattatgattggcaacttcaatgctaaagttggaaaaaataatcaagagacagagaatgtgatgggtgtcgagtttcttggtgaagttgcaaatgaaagtggagcacatttcataagtttctgttcagcaaacaatcttgtcattggcggTACTCTTTTTTAACACAAGAacctccacaaatatacatggactttaccatgtggcaattacaaaaaacagATAGATAATTTTAcgaataataaagagagaaggaggacttagAAATTTATgaagctatataggtgcagattattggtagcgatcaccagctcctcattgccactctgaaattaaaactgaaagcacccaacagaaagatggatagaataccaaggtttgataTAAATAAGCTTTTtgaagaagaacacagagaaatatttacaattgaatgtacgaatctatttgcagtcttagagaccttaagagacgaagaacagacaatgaagaatggtgtgatatcaagaacatacatcagtcattggtagtgaagtcttgggacacgcaattacaaggagaaagccatggatatcgaatgatacttgggatactataaaaaggagacaacgacagaaatttattgttgaaagttttcgaggaagtaatgaaaattacaaggtagagcatgataagtattccaatattgatagtgaggtcaagagAAAAGTCAGAaatgaccggagagaatatttagacagtaaagcagatgaggctatgGATGAAATTAAACATTTGTCGGTACATAGGAGTAGGTAttcatggtcgtggtctaccaatactaacatcacagaggagggtggttttgGAGTCATTGAGggtgaagtcttcccaacagagggatgcgcgggatgtcctacatgcttggtactcaggatctttttgttgggctacTGCCAAGGTGCTGTAATCCAATCGCAGGTGAATGAAGGCCGATATGTTTCATGACAGGGccttggcaacaggattcattttcccaggggtgTGTTGAAAGGTgcattgtattcagctacggcagagagatgtcggcgttgactagCGGACCATGTGTCAGACttttgagtgaaggtgtgcaccagaggcacatggtccgtgcaaatgacaaagggcgtaccttcaaggaagtggcaaaagtgacagacagccaaatgcaccaccagaaaTTCGCTGTCAAATGTAGAATAcccggattccgccttggacagttttctactgaagagggCCAGTGGACAGGGTGAGCTGTTGACCacttgcttgagtactgcaccaataatgaTGTCACTGAcgttggtggagagaaggagaggggcatgtggcatgggatAAGTGAGAGCAGAAGCAGTTCAGAGGGCATTCTTTGTGCAGCAgatggctgcttcttgaagggtaccccacttAAGGTCTTTTAGCTTctccttgaaggaggcgtagagggaggcaagagtggcggcaatggctggcaggaactggtgataatagtttattcatgctattatggattaacgtaatttcttatttgatttttatcagccttgtttctacatttattgtgTTTTCCGAGTGCTTTGATGGAAAGAGACaccggtgtttaccagtgaggaactcgtttgcTTAAGTGAACAGTCGTAGCTCCAGGTTTCCAAGAcacacttcagcagctggcttgtggGGCTTTTACGAGGATTGCAACACCAACATTCAACGTCtattagcaggtgcatttctgccatctgcggtgttttgctgttcctgtgtgttctcttctgcatcCCCATGGGTGACACAGAGatcccggctttgaggtggactcagGAGAGACACCCCCTTTGACGcatcctcgccatggtcagctgcaggagccttgtAGCTCGTTGGAGTCATGTAGGGAGACAGCTGCCAGGTAGGAGCCATCCTTAACCTTTTTTGTtagattgggactccatttcctcccttttatgagggatcctACGGAGCTTTACTCCCTATAGTAGCAAAGTGCTgttggagccgctaccttatttggagctgtgggagtTGTCTTTCTCCAGCCTGAAAGTGTGAGAAAATTTATgcatttagggatttttttttcttagtttttaagtatttttctttGACTCTCTCTagtggagagtgtggtgtttcccttcGGGGgattttattaattatcaattgtGTGTTTCCTCATTTAAATGTTTGACTCTCCCTCGTTGAGATTGTGGGGAATTTTTGTCATTAATTATTTAAGTGTTAATTGGTAATTATCAGTTGTTAAGTGTTagctgttaattgttaattataagttgttaaattattaggtagtcacaaggttggcttttctaaaaattgttgttaataaatattgttatgttttcccaagtgttttcgttaccactgaccacCTTTATGTCAGATATAAAATCCATCACTGTCCTCTCTATTTGTACAATAAGAACTTGACCCACGACCCGATAAGGGTCGTGAcacatgcccaagaattcttacagtgatttgatggtcgagggtgtgggaCGTTCTGAACAGCTGttaacttctcagggagggggtggatacCTTCAAGAGTGATGAAGTGCCCTAAGAAAAATGCTTTGTTGACAACAAATGCACACttatcataccagactacaaggacattctttggaggaaaagaacactaGTATGTCGTGTGTTTACCATACACAGAAGATGCCCTCTATGAtacgttgaaaagtggctccagctGAGCATGGAGAAAagcttcactttgtgcaagtaggaggtattGTCAGTGATGttggggaggggttagtgatccgctTCTATTTtcatgtaatccccacaagggtgcaGCAAGCCATCCTCCTaaaggatgatgtgtaagggtgatgactatGGGCTTGAGAcctttggcaaagtcccatttcttccatttcagtgaacgtttgtttagcggctgccaaacgatctgggaccagatgcctgaatctggcaaacactgaggGTTCTGTtgtgttgatatggtgataaatactgtgtttggcaggaaccgtggtcaTTTGGCGAAGTTCAGGACGGAAGACTTCCGAGTACGACGTGTGAAGGTGGCTGTAGGCCTCCGTAGGTACACTGATGTGGAGTGCAAGgtcagaggtgggggggggggggggggaggggttgaagAGATATTGATGAGTATGAGTCTGTATTAAGTAATCGCCGATGCCCCACATCAACTAGGAGGTGGAAATGTGCGAGAAAATCCTCACTGAGTAGTGCCAATGTTACATCGGTAAtgaggaatttccaatggtatttggagCTCCTAAACAATAGTGTGAGTTTCTTGTACCCGTGGATGAGGATCTCAGATCCATTGGAAGCTGTCAGGTGGACGTCAATAGTTTTAGAATGACTACACTGTATCCTGGAGAGTGATTTTGATAGAAGGGAATGACAAACACCAGTGTTTACCAAAAACAGCACATCCGCATCTGtatcatgcaaaaagaaaagattagttacATGGGAGGCCatcaccacaagcgatggcctacttacagttTTTTTGGCAACTGACTACCGTGTGCACATTTCTTTGCaggagccctgaatctggagtggtagtagcagaactgtggCAGATGGATCTCAGTGAATGGCAgcagaggtcgttggttggggcgtgagcaaggGATGGCAtatgtgagtggggggggggggggggggagtttgttgCCACTCCGGCATGTCATGGTGCTGATGTCTGTGTCTCACTGCACTCAAGTCAGCTTCGGTCAGTGTTGAGTAATTGTTCTTTCATCAGGAGgggaggcattgatgaaggtcttgaaggtggggaattggctgtccataagggcatcgactttggttatCATGTCCTTCATGGGTAACGTAACGACATCAGAGATGGCAGTGAATACAGGTTTCGGTTAGGCTTTGCACCCATAGAGCACTAAGTAGGTTCAATTCctaaggagagccatctgcggcaggttgcaagtgagcgaagccttttggtcctgcAACGGATGTTaaaagagctgaaaaaactttgggTATATGGGCAATTGGCAGGGGTGAGTACTGCTCAAGGAGGTATTTTTTAGGCATTATATGCTATTGGGCCCAACTGGACATATCCGGGAAATTGCCATCGGGGATTGcagcgaggacatagtctgctttggtgcttgagtgagtcacgcctTTGATACGAAACTGAACTTCAGCGGGCTGGAATTGAGCAAACACTTCTCTGTTggtgaagggtggcagtttcaaCGATGTTGCATGGCTCGCATAGTCAGGATCGGTGGGTGGCATCGTAATAAGGGTTTGGCGTATcagttggccaaaaaaaaaaaaaaaaaaaaaaggtggtgaGGGGCTGATCACTCCAATGCTCACCAATGTGCGAAGTAGTTGATAGGTGCTAACAAAGAGCTGGGGGGAATACAAGTAAAGTTtaatcaacagataacgagcttataaacAAGCTGTtacaagcaagaatgtcacaaaattcaAGCAAACTAAAACTTGTAattgcaagcttaaacagattgttctattatcagtgtgggagagagtgagagatgaaaaagcaatagcattacaatgtatgagtaTGTATGAAACAATTGCAGTGCAAAAGTATTTGCTTTATTAGCATCAACGTATTTCATGTAGGAATCTTCGTATCTAGGTTGTTTCTTCAGATTCTCAGCTTTGAGCCTTTGGTGAAAGAAACCGTGATTATTCACCCTCATTTAAATCATCACTACAGCACCGTTTCCAATATACTACTATGTATTTATTAAGTGACTATTGATCTGTGCTAGCATTAGAATTTCGTTTATATAAGTTCAGCAAAATATAAGATTGATacatttaatgatattttaaaCGTTACaataagatgaaaatagaaaggtaaatggaaaatattaaaaaatttcagACATCCTTTGACTATTATAAAGGAAATTGAGTGAGTATATGCttgaatttatttacatacatacataaaaacatacacacagacatgcacCGTCACAGAGACCACCCGTTGTGCAAGCCAGGATGTCAGGACTGCTTAGCTGGTCATCTCTGGGATATAACACTTCCGTGGAAGAACGCTTATATTTTTATGTCGAAGGGCATCCCATTCTATCATTTCCCACTTTACTTTAACCCCGCTTCCTGCTTGATGGGAGAGTGTATGCTCAATGTTGGCCTTTGCAGCTTAAGCTATTATGAGTCTTCCATAGTTACTCTACCTACAAACGATCTGGGTTCCAGCAATCAGTTCATTCAGGGAGGGTGTTCTGTCGTGGATATCAATGTAATATTTATGCATGCccccctgatttctgtgggccagaATGTTGAGGTATTGTGTCTGAtgtcttttctgtgagatttaaaCATTCTATCTGGGCATGAAAATTTGTAAACTATGTTTGTACACTTCCTGCAATCCTCTGGGTGGGGTACAGTTCCACATCACCAGGGCTTTTACTAGGTTTGACTTGATATAGAATTTAAGATGTACTCTCTGGTGAAGGGTTTTCAGGGTTACACTTTGATTGATGATTTCCTGCAAGGTACAGGTTTCATCTTCATAAGCCAATATATAGTTAAAGAGAGGGTAGATAATTAGGTTCTTTTTGCCAGGTTCTGTCATTTTGGAATTGAAtttcattaaatttctttttcatagCTCTTCTAACATGGTGTTAGGATAACTGTTACTGGTTAGTAGTTGTCGAATTCGGTTTAGTTTAGCATCTATATCTTCCCAAGATGTGCTATGTATGGATGTTCTTTTGAGGTAAGCACTCGTTACTGACTTTAGTGTGCTTTAGACTTTAGAACATTCACCTCCTGCATTTAGGCATCTTCCTATGATGGTTGATTTTGTTTACAGGCTATTGTCATTTTGTGCTGGTCAAACTGCTGTATTTTGCTCTATCGTGCACACCTAGGCAGCTATTTCTTGATTAATGAGATCCCGTTTCTCAGAtatacctttaaaggtttaaaggccaatcatgaatggaagaggcaggggatagtggcattgccgtagcaagcaggacaatgtcctagagactgaccctagtacatatgatcagctctcaatccccctatccacccaacctaggatcaagaacaggtaggcaatggctgctgatgactcagcaagtagacctataggctctacccagacccccaatccttacctcacaaggacggtgaggtcgcactagaccaaaggaactaaggagtctgagcaggcaaggacgttaccaacaggccaccacaacctgattACTCTATTCAGTCATTCCTTGCTAGGTTTCACCAAATGCTTTGAACTGCATACTCTTGACATTACCCTTAATCCTCCATTCTTTACACAGTGAAAACATTTTGATTCATGTTTTGCTAGTGTTGAACCTTTTACCACctttaaatctgtatatatatatatatatatatatatatatatatatatatatatatatatatatatatatatatatatatatatgtatatatatatatatatatatatatatatatatatatatatatatatatatatatatatatatatatatatatcacaggaagtaactatacaggagaggggattcccagtcTCCTCGTCCCGTCCCATTTAGTCTCCTCTCATGACAAGCAGGaatacgttggtgctattctaattgttgttaaaCCCCCTGAGCCCCCTTGTCAGGCAAAGAGGAATGGTGAGAAAAAtatcctattttctttcttttttggctacctatcaaaattggggaaagtgtcatggtatacagcatatatatatatatatatatatatatatatatatatatatatatatatatatatatatatatatatatatatatatatatgtgtgtatatatatatatattattactatccgagctacaaccctagttggaaaagcaagatgctataagcccaggggctccaatagggaaaaatagcctagtgaggaaaggaaataaggaaataaataaatgaagagaacaaattaacaatcaatcattctaaaaaaagtaacaacgtcaaaacagatatgtcatatataaactattaacaacttcaaaaacaaatatgtcataaataaactataaaaagactcatgtccgcctggtcaacaaaaaagcatttgctccaactttgaacttttgaagtcctactgattcaactacccgattaggaagatcattccacaacttggtaaccgctggaataaaacttctagagtactgcgtagtattgagcctcatgatggagaaggcctggctattagaattaactgcctgcctagtattacaaacaggatagaattgtccagggagatctgaatgtaaaggatgatcagagttatgaaaaatcttatgcaacatgcataatgaactaattgaacgacagtgccaaagattaatatccagatcaggaataagaaatttaatagaccgtaagtttctgtccaacaaattaagatgagaatcagcagctgaactccagacaggagaacaatactcaaaacaaggtagaatgaaagaattaaaacacttcttaagaatagattgatcaccgaaaatcttaaaagactttctcaataagcctattttttttgtgcaattgaagaagacacagaccttatatgtttctcaaaagtaaatttgctgtcgagaatcacacctaaaattttgaaagagtcatacaaatttaaagaaacattatcaatactgagatccggatgttgaggagccaccgtccttgacctacttacaatcatactttgagttttgttaggattcaacttcataccccataatttgcaccatgcactaattctagctaaatctctattaagggattcacaaccccagatctacattcaggggatggaattgatgcaaagagagtagcattatctgcatatgcaacaagcttgttttctaggccaaaccacatgtcatgtgtatatagtaggaaaagtaatgggccaagaacactaccctgtggaacaccgggtatcacattcctaaactcactatggtgcccgtcaacaactctttgagatctattacttaaaaaatcaataataatgctaagaaacgacccacccactcccaactgtttcagtttgaaaacaagggcctcatgattaacacggtcaaagacagcactaaaatcaaggccaatcatacgaacttcccgatcacaatcaagggatttctgtacagcattagagattgtaagaagggcatcacatgctccaaggcctttacgaaaaccaaattgcaaactagggagtagatgattaccttcagcaaacctattaagacgttttgccagaagacgttcaaaaactttagataatatgggagttatggaaattgggcggtaatcagtgggacttgagctaccacaaacacatttacatagaagagtaacattaccaattctccaacaagtgctaaaagctcctcttcttgctaacttgcgcaaaataacagataactttggagccaagaaagcTGCTGTCTTtacataaaacaaaggaaaaataccatttgggtctacacctccgtaagcatcaaggtccatcaacagagctttaatcttacaagatcaaaaagctaaactagttagtttagcctcaggaaaaaggaatgaggaagttcaagtttttcattactctgtttactgtcaaaaacctcagccaaaagggttgccttttcctttggacagtgagtgactgagccatctggtttaagtaaatgaggaactgttgcatctacaccaaagagtgcagatttaagggttaaccaccatttatgttcctgagttgtaccagaaagggtttcttttatggttaaattgtattccttttctgtggaggcataaactctctgaggaaaagctcgaagctgagtatagttgttccaggtcaaatctgatctgtaacccatccaaaggtgataggcctcctgcttctccaaataagcacgtctacaatcatcattgaaccacggtttgtccttcactcggtaccttagcacacgagaagagatacgcctatcaattatgatgactagattctcattcaaagggacaacaggatctacactattctataattgtgaccaattcaagtacaaaagatcatgcaaaatcccattccagtctgcttgggatttcatataaattttacaagaatatgatatatcaggaacaggctgcttagtcttcactaataatgaaatcaaggcatgatcagatgtcccaactggagaaccaaccttactagttataacaccaggggagtcagtgtacacgaggtccaagcaattaccagacctatgagtagcttcatttatgatttgctcacagcctgattcagaggcaaagtctaaagatagaacttaaccactccctatggtgagcattaaaatcaccaacaaagacaaaagaagcctttctatcatcatcttgtatcttagccataatggtaagaagacaatcgaagatagaatcatccatgtctggattccggtagatcgaacacaaataaaagttgttatgcctgccacaaactctacctgaatctcatgacaaccacattgatagcaggacctatgagaagcagggtactcggtcctaatatacaccgccattcccctggccctagggatggcatcacgtttcaacattattggcttcttaaaaccagttataaggagctcagatgagtgcctcatattagatatatataatatatataatccagccaCTGAGTAGTCAGTGACGGTCCCTACTCCAGGTATGTGGATAGGGTACATTCATGACTGGCCTATCTAAACGGTGTCTAAATATATTTGCTCAAGAAACGCACGATATGCCTCTGAATGGATTGCAAGATCAAAGAATGCACGAGCACATCCTGACTGGGAACGCAAATGGATATGGACAATGGAAACCCTCTATTCTAAGAATTGGAACAATAAATCTTAGTGCACTTAAGGAGAAGGATGATGAGGAGGTGATAATGCTAATGAAGGAAAGGTAATTAGACATCGATGGTCTTTGTGAAACTCAATTGACTGGACAGGGCAAAAAGTTACGACAATTATCATCTTATTTATAGTGGAGGAAGAGAAGTAAAGCACAGAGACTGTAGAGCTTTCTCAAAGGATATGTTGTATATAAAAATGAAAGTACTTTAAGCTTTCCACTTGCTTTATGAACACATAAGATAAGTTTTATTTAAGATTATGCACCTCAAAAAGGTCGTCCACAGGAAGAAAACCAAGAATTTTATGAAAACCTGCAGGAAGTGAAAAATTCTGTATCCTACAGTGATAATGTAATAATTCTCGGTGATATGAATGGACATGTAGGTAGAGAAAGATTAGGGGTGAACAATATTACTGGAACCTTTGGTATAGGTGATAGAAAAAGAGAAGGTGAGAGATTATTAGATATTTGCCATCAAAATGGTCTTTCAATAAGGAATGCTTATTACAAACATAAAAAGAATCATAAGTGGACATTGTAGAGATGGAATTCTGCTTTGAACAATTATACTGACAGGTAAATGGAAGACTTAGCATTGACTTATAATCGAAATCTATTTAGAGACATAAAGAACATTCCTTCTGTCTTGTGTAACTCGGATCACAGACTAGTACCTGTGAAATTAAAGTTGAGGAAGCCAAAAGTTAGAAGAGCATAGGCTGTAAAAAGGTTTTTAGTTGAAAACGTCAAGCAAGAGGAATGCCTAGGAAATTATAAACAAACTATTAGTATTGCTAAAGATGAATGGGAGGATACAAGCAACATAAATGATAATTGGTTATATTTTAACAATGCCATTGTAGGAACTGCAACAGATATTGTGTTGCGCAAAACCATTTATTGAAGAAGACGTAAACAAACAGCTTGGTGGACTGAAAAACTACAGTTGGcaggtaaagaaaaaaatgaaaagatttagAAAATGGATGAAGACACGCCACACCGAAGACAAAAACAATTATAACACAGCAAGGCACGAAGTTGAAAGGGTAAAGCGAATTGCTAAACAAGAATCATCTGAGTAAAGAGGAAATTATCTGGAAAATAATTTGATGGCACAAAGAAGCTCATATACCATATGGCAAACAATTACAGGAAAGAGTTACGTATGCAATTAAAGACGAGAATGGAGGAAACTTACTTACAGAGCCAAGGTACATTGCACTTAGGTGGAGGAATCATTTTGAAAATCTCCTTAACCCACCTGGTCTAGATGTTGAAGAATTTGAA
This DNA window, taken from Palaemon carinicauda isolate YSFRI2023 chromosome 10, ASM3689809v2, whole genome shotgun sequence, encodes the following:
- the LOC137648035 gene encoding uncharacterized protein, which encodes MEDLALTYNRNLFRDIKNIPSVLCNSDHRLVPVKLKLRKPKELQQILCCAKPFIEEDVNKQLGGLKNYSWQVKKKMKRFRKWMKTRHTEDKNNYNTARHEVERERVTYAIKDENGGNLLTEPRYIALRWRNHFENLLNPPGLDVEEFEVNYQVNGSEEPDVTIDELNNDLEKMKNGKAPGDDDIPAELLKILGVMTYLLNY